The segment TTGGTCATCTGATCTAAAATCTGGTTGACGAAAGTCATAAGCCAATCTCCGATTGTCTGGTGTCTGGAAACATCCATTTAATCGGTATTGGCTTATTTTTTCATCTCATTTTTTGTCCGAACCATTGCATGATGATTGCGCAAAAGTTCTTCTATCGTATGATTCGTGCAGTTGCCGCGACGAATCCAAATCACTTTTGGCGGGAAGCCGTAAAGCATACAAAGGTCGCTGAAATCGGCATCTTTTGTGACTAATAAATAATTTTCAATTTTTGCACGCTCTCAAACTTCCATGTCGGATGCTTTATCCAATCCCATATGATCAAAAAGTAATTTCACTCTTGAACAACCATCAAACTTTTTTCCCGGTCAGCAGCGTAACTGAGACAGGCGCGAATGTCTTCTTCGGTTAGATAAGGAAAATCATCAAGGATTTCCTGGTGCGTCATGCCTGCCGCTAAATATTCAAGCACATCATAAACCGTGATTCTCATGCCTCTGATGCAAGGCTTGCCGCCACGCTTTCCCGGCTCAATGGTTATGATGTTTTGATAATTCATATGCCTGATAGTAAAACTCACGCTTTTGGATAGCAAGCTACCTTAAATTGCTTTATTGCGTTCTCAGAATGCCGAGTGGTTTTTGCGTCAGCACATCCAAAGTCGAAATTGCGCCGACGATGGTGACTAACAAAATGGTTGCCGCGACCCCGATGAAATTTAACTGCGGCGTGAATGCCCATTCGATGTCAAAGATGTATTTCGAGGTCGCGTAAGATAACCCTTCGGCGGCGAATGCGCCAATGAGTCCCGACACCAATCCCAGCAAGCCATATTCGGCAAGCAGAATCACCAGCAAGGTTTTGCGTTTTGCGCCGAGCGTTTTTAAAACTGCCGCTTCATAGATGCGCTGGAATTTGGTAATCGCTATCGAGCCAATCAAAATCAACACGCCGCTCAAAAAGACAAACAGACCGGTAAAGGAAACCGTCAGCGTGACGTTGTTAATAATTCGCGTGATTGAGCGCACAATTTCAGTTACATCAATCACCGAGAGATTCGGGAATTTATCGAGCAGGCGTTTTTCAAAACGCGATTTTTCGATTTCGTCGGTTGGCCCGTTAATCGCTCCGACCATCATCTGCGGGGCATTCTCTAAAGTGCCCGGTCGGAACAAGACCATAAAACCGGTGCGCGAATTGCGCCAATCGACTTTGCGAATGCTCGTCACTTTCGCGGTCAACTTGCGCCCTTGAATATCAAAGGTGATGTTGCCGCCGACATCCAGACCGAGCAATCCTTTCATGCTCTCTTCAATGGAAATTTCACCTTCCGGTGAAGGCGTCGGTTCCCAGAACTCGCCTTCGATGACGCGCTCGTTGTATTCAAGGTTGGCTCTGAAAGTCGTCACATATTCGCGTCCAAGTCTGCCTCGTTCGCGCCGCATATCTTCATTCTCGAAATCAATGTCGCGTCCGTTAATCGCGGTGATGCGCGCGCGAATGGTTGGCACCAGTAGCGGCTCTTCGCCGGTTTCCTGTTTGATGAACTGAGCGAGCGGTTGCTCCTGGTCTTTTTGCACATCAATCAAAAACATATTCGGCATATTCGAGCGTTTGCCCAAATCCAAATCGCGCAAGAGATTTTTTTCAAGCGATTGAATGGCGATGACCAGAAAGACGCCGAGGCCAACGACCATCACAATCACGCGCGTTTGATTGCCTGGTCGATAAAGACTGTTGATGGCTTGGCGGAAAGCAAATGATTGAACATTTTTGGTGCGCCGCACGAGGGCGATGAGAAGCGAAGCTGCGAGATAAAGCAACCCCGCAGTGACAGCAATACCAAGCAAGAAGAAAAAGCCGACGCGCAGGGAACCCGCTTGCCACGAAACCAGGGCGACGAGTCCTGCGACGACAAT is part of the Acidobacteriota bacterium genome and harbors:
- a CDS encoding DUF5615 family PIN-like protein; its protein translation is MENYLLVTKDADFSDLCMLYGFPPKVIWIRRGNCTNHTIEELLRNHHAMVRTKNEMKK
- a CDS encoding DUF433 domain-containing protein, encoding MNYQNIITIEPGKRGGKPCIRGMRITVYDVLEYLAAGMTHQEILDDFPYLTEEDIRACLSYAADREKSLMVVQE
- a CDS encoding FtsX-like permease family protein — its product is MNFIIQMARRELRSSWRRLLFFFVCIAIGVCAIVALRSMIQNVNRAIAGDARAILTADVQVDSDRPWTDEQLEIINRVMQAPRVVSRTETIESATMARPADEANEAVMMVELKGIEANYPLVGEFKMQDGSNFDFSLLQNFGTVASPAMLDRLSLKVGDSIKIGEATFQIRGVFDKEPGVAGGGFRLGPRLFIARSDVEATGLTGFGSRARRKIQFTTIENQAEPLTKQLKAALKNQLVSARSYRDAEGNLNNSLQRAEDYLSLTGLVVLVLGGIGISNVTRVFVEQKKKSIAVLKCIGATGSRVTVAYLSQVLLLGFTGSVLGVILARGVLALVKYNFADLLPENLSYELRPYAVFQGIGVGVLISLLFSALPLLRIRKIKPNLLLRDDVAHVKQRFDFMRWATGFIVVAGLVALVSWQAGSLRVGFFFLLGIAVTAGLLYLAASLLIALVRRTKNVQSFAFRQAINSLYRPGNQTRVIVMVVGLGVFLVIAIQSLEKNLLRDLDLGKRSNMPNMFLIDVQKDQEQPLAQFIKQETGEEPLLVPTIRARITAINGRDIDFENEDMRRERGRLGREYVTTFRANLEYNERVIEGEFWEPTPSPEGEISIEESMKGLLGLDVGGNITFDIQGRKLTAKVTSIRKVDWRNSRTGFMVLFRPGTLENAPQMMVGAINGPTDEIEKSRFEKRLLDKFPNLSVIDVTEIVRSITRIINNVTLTVSFTGLFVFLSGVLILIGSIAITKFQRIYEAAVLKTLGAKRKTLLVILLAEYGLLGLVSGLIGAFAAEGLSYATSKYIFDIEWAFTPQLNFIGVAATILLVTIVGAISTLDVLTQKPLGILRTQ